From one Leifsonia soli genomic stretch:
- a CDS encoding LacI family DNA-binding transcriptional regulator: MAATIRDVARVAGVTPSTVSYALSGKRAISEETRERIQRAIAELDFTPNAGARALALSQTNVLGLFLQFQEDEFAPAMLQYVLPVSTTARNHGFDLLMVTDPDVDAAIRRTTSSAMVDGVVLLDVTYDDPRLEPLRQTRQPVALIGYAKNAEGFDAVDLDFGEAARNALDHLAGLGHREVVLVTPPRHVFERGGSYAWRFSDAAAERAARHGMQLHIVEGESRQPALGQAVTAALDRYPSATGLVVHNDATIAALPSLLHDRGISVPDDLSVVGMFSAEFGTAFSLPYTSVDTRPELLGEWAVSRLVERIADPDGAEPPQVRLIEPGFVDRGSTRAVG, translated from the coding sequence ATGGCGGCGACGATCCGGGATGTGGCACGGGTCGCGGGGGTGACCCCGAGCACCGTGTCGTACGCGCTGTCGGGCAAACGGGCCATCTCCGAGGAGACGCGGGAGCGCATCCAGCGGGCCATCGCCGAGCTCGACTTCACGCCCAATGCCGGCGCCCGCGCCCTGGCGCTCTCGCAGACGAACGTGCTCGGTCTGTTCCTCCAGTTCCAGGAGGACGAGTTCGCCCCCGCCATGCTGCAGTACGTGCTGCCGGTGTCGACGACGGCCCGCAATCACGGTTTCGACCTGCTGATGGTGACCGATCCGGATGTGGATGCGGCCATCCGCCGCACGACCTCGTCGGCGATGGTGGACGGCGTCGTGCTTCTCGACGTGACGTATGACGACCCGCGGCTGGAGCCGCTCCGGCAGACGCGCCAGCCGGTCGCGCTCATCGGCTACGCGAAGAACGCCGAGGGGTTCGACGCGGTCGACCTCGACTTCGGCGAGGCGGCGCGCAACGCTCTCGATCACCTGGCCGGCCTCGGCCATCGGGAGGTCGTGCTGGTCACGCCGCCGCGGCACGTCTTCGAGCGCGGCGGCTCCTACGCCTGGCGGTTCAGCGACGCGGCGGCCGAGCGGGCGGCCCGCCACGGCATGCAGCTGCACATCGTGGAGGGGGAGTCGCGGCAGCCCGCGCTCGGCCAGGCGGTGACGGCGGCGCTCGACCGCTATCCGTCCGCGACCGGGCTCGTCGTGCACAACGACGCCACGATCGCCGCGCTCCCGTCGCTCCTGCACGACCGCGGGATCTCGGTGCCGGACGACCTCTCCGTCGTCGGCATGTTCTCGGCGGAGTTCGGGACGGCCTTCTCGCTGCCGTACACCTCGGTCGACACGCGCCCGGAGCTCCTGGGCGAGTGGGCCGTGTCCCGGCTCGTGGAGCGCATCGCGGATCCCGATGGCGCGGAGCCGCCCCAGGTCCGGCTGATCGAGCCCGGATTCGTCGACCGCGGCAGCACCCGCGCCGTCGGCTGA
- a CDS encoding MSMEG_6728 family protein, producing the protein MQTFLPYPSFARSVRVLDRARMGKQRVEALQVLRAITVPGYGWRHHPVAKMWRGYLPALTKYALESADAWIELGHADTVRPQVLTFAPEVDARAQEELELPPWIGDPAFHLSHQSNLVRKDPAFYRPLFPDVPDDLPYVWPVPPVA; encoded by the coding sequence GTGCAGACCTTCCTGCCCTATCCCTCGTTCGCCCGGAGCGTCCGCGTGCTCGACCGTGCCCGGATGGGCAAGCAGCGCGTCGAGGCGCTGCAGGTGCTCCGCGCGATCACCGTGCCCGGTTACGGGTGGCGCCACCATCCCGTCGCGAAGATGTGGCGCGGCTACCTGCCCGCTCTCACCAAGTACGCGCTCGAGTCGGCCGACGCCTGGATCGAGCTCGGCCACGCCGACACGGTCCGCCCGCAGGTGCTGACTTTCGCTCCGGAGGTCGACGCACGGGCGCAGGAGGAGCTCGAACTGCCGCCGTGGATCGGCGACCCGGCGTTCCATCTGAGCCATCAGTCCAACCTGGTCCGCAAGGACCCCGCGTTCTACCGGCCGCTCTTCCCGGACGTGCCCGACGACCTGCCCTACGTCTGGCCGGTGCCGCCGGTAGCATGA
- a CDS encoding helix-turn-helix transcriptional regulator, protein MNRTDRLYAIVEALRAVAPRPVSARRLAERFEVSMRTIERDLSSLQQSGVPIWAEPGRTGGYCIDPAHTLPPLGLTVEEALAVTIGLGMLASTPFGTEAAAALAKVLAVMDASRVEETRALAARVHLLQGAPPAPAHAGFSDALRAGTVLRLRYRDRAGVETEREVEPQGYVGRDGTWYLIAWCRSRDAIRAFRGDRIVAVEPTGERPPRRRLTAADLDIPFGDLRPVLEV, encoded by the coding sequence ATGAACCGCACCGACCGGCTGTACGCGATCGTGGAGGCACTCCGCGCGGTGGCGCCGCGACCGGTGAGCGCCCGACGGCTGGCCGAGCGGTTCGAGGTCAGCATGCGCACCATCGAGCGCGATCTGTCGTCCCTGCAGCAGTCCGGCGTCCCCATCTGGGCCGAACCCGGCCGGACCGGCGGCTACTGCATCGACCCGGCGCACACCCTCCCTCCGCTCGGACTGACCGTCGAGGAGGCGCTCGCCGTCACGATCGGGCTCGGCATGCTCGCCTCCACCCCGTTCGGAACAGAGGCTGCGGCGGCGCTGGCCAAGGTGCTCGCGGTGATGGACGCGAGCCGGGTGGAGGAGACGCGGGCCCTGGCGGCGCGCGTGCACCTGCTCCAGGGCGCTCCGCCGGCTCCGGCTCACGCCGGGTTCTCGGACGCCCTGCGGGCTGGGACGGTGCTCCGGCTCCGGTACCGCGATCGAGCGGGAGTCGAGACGGAGCGCGAGGTGGAGCCGCAGGGATACGTCGGCCGGGACGGGACGTGGTACCTGATCGCCTGGTGCCGCTCCCGCGACGCGATCCGGGCGTTCCGCGGCGACCGCATCGTCGCGGTCGAGCCGACCGGGGAGCGGCCGCCGCGGCGCCGGCTGACGGCGGCCGATCTCGACATCCCCTTCGGAGATCTGCGTCCGGTGCTGGAGGTTTGA
- a CDS encoding phosphocholine-specific phospholipase C, with product MSRSKPERHAPDVTFTAAPPLDESAAYVSSVPRGLSRRTLLLGGAAAIMAGVAYGTAGRAALPAAATAKLTGTVADVKHVVVLMQENRSFDHYYGTLPGVRGFADKQILEYPGGGDIFHQPDASRADGQVMLPFRMDSTKYNSQNAGGLDHSWGGGHTAWNNGAWNRWVAAKGEQTMGYFTRDDIPYQHALASAFTVCDDYHCSLNGPTTPNRLYQWSGMIDPAGRQGGPAIDNPADYNPVYRWGTYAERLQAAGVSWKTYANDEVGDSGSHPYVGDYGDNPLWLFQQYHDALASSDPAKRQLALNGGLHDGWKADSGRGLDVSYLLSDFGRDCATNSLPTVSYVVAPYGWCEHPSASPDYGAHYTNAVVQALFSNPETWASTVLLINYDENDGYFDHVLPPFPEAGTADEFVNGQPIGFGARVPLTVVSPWSRGGWVNSQTSDHTSVIRFLEVITGVTEPNISQWRRTVSGDLLSCFDFAHPDVSIPGADVVPGLAQTQQLVAAADADRSKPAVAVPAVGAQSMPGQDAGTPRHRTLPYRQSADVAVDRTTGRVTLTMRNQGTVGVNHQVFPNIALPFQAEPHTLAAGATADWVWDAAATDGLYDVSVYGPDRFLRRFAGTVVRGDRRDIGVPHATAAVGAVGSRSLRLTLTNDGGAAVRFRLAGNDFTDHSEQVTVPPRGSRTVDWPVDEWGYYDVVVTAGTGTGFRYRFAGRV from the coding sequence ATGAGCCGATCCAAGCCGGAGCGCCACGCGCCCGATGTCACCTTCACCGCAGCGCCGCCGCTCGACGAGAGCGCCGCGTACGTCAGCTCGGTTCCGCGCGGCCTGAGCCGCCGGACGCTTCTGCTCGGCGGCGCCGCCGCGATCATGGCCGGGGTCGCCTACGGGACCGCGGGACGTGCGGCCCTCCCCGCCGCCGCGACCGCGAAGCTCACCGGGACCGTCGCGGACGTCAAGCACGTCGTCGTCCTCATGCAGGAGAACCGGTCGTTCGACCACTACTACGGCACGCTTCCCGGCGTGCGCGGCTTCGCCGACAAGCAGATCCTCGAGTACCCCGGCGGCGGCGACATCTTCCACCAGCCGGATGCGTCCCGCGCCGACGGTCAGGTGATGCTGCCGTTCCGGATGGACTCGACGAAGTACAACTCGCAGAACGCCGGGGGACTCGACCACAGCTGGGGCGGCGGCCACACCGCCTGGAACAACGGCGCCTGGAACCGCTGGGTCGCGGCGAAGGGCGAGCAGACCATGGGGTACTTCACCCGTGACGACATCCCGTACCAGCACGCCCTCGCCAGCGCCTTCACCGTGTGCGACGACTACCACTGCTCGCTCAACGGGCCGACGACGCCCAACCGGCTGTATCAGTGGTCCGGGATGATCGACCCGGCGGGCCGACAGGGCGGACCGGCCATCGACAACCCCGCCGACTACAACCCGGTGTACCGCTGGGGCACCTACGCCGAACGGCTGCAGGCGGCCGGGGTGAGCTGGAAGACGTACGCCAACGACGAGGTCGGCGACAGCGGAAGCCACCCCTACGTCGGCGACTACGGCGACAACCCCCTCTGGCTGTTCCAGCAGTACCACGACGCGCTGGCCTCCTCCGACCCGGCGAAGCGCCAGCTCGCGCTGAACGGCGGGCTGCACGACGGCTGGAAGGCCGACTCCGGCCGCGGCCTCGACGTCAGCTACCTGCTGTCCGACTTCGGGCGGGACTGCGCGACCAACTCTCTCCCGACCGTCTCCTACGTCGTCGCCCCGTACGGCTGGTGCGAGCACCCGTCCGCCAGCCCCGACTACGGAGCGCACTACACGAATGCCGTCGTGCAGGCGCTCTTCAGCAACCCGGAGACCTGGGCGTCGACCGTCCTGCTCATCAACTACGACGAGAACGACGGCTACTTCGACCACGTGCTCCCGCCGTTCCCCGAGGCCGGAACGGCCGACGAGTTCGTGAACGGCCAGCCGATCGGGTTCGGCGCGCGCGTGCCGCTCACGGTCGTCTCGCCATGGTCGCGCGGTGGATGGGTCAACTCGCAGACGTCGGACCACACGTCGGTCATCCGGTTCCTCGAGGTGATCACCGGCGTGACCGAGCCGAACATCTCGCAGTGGCGGCGCACCGTGTCGGGCGACCTGCTGAGCTGCTTCGACTTCGCGCATCCCGACGTCAGCATCCCGGGCGCCGATGTCGTTCCGGGCCTCGCGCAGACGCAGCAGCTGGTCGCCGCAGCGGACGCCGACCGGAGCAAGCCGGCCGTCGCCGTGCCCGCGGTGGGCGCGCAGTCGATGCCGGGACAGGATGCCGGAACGCCTCGGCACCGGACGCTCCCGTACCGGCAGAGCGCCGACGTGGCGGTGGACCGCACCACCGGCCGGGTCACCCTCACGATGCGCAACCAGGGCACCGTCGGCGTCAACCACCAGGTGTTCCCGAACATCGCGCTGCCGTTCCAGGCCGAACCGCACACTCTGGCGGCAGGAGCGACGGCGGACTGGGTGTGGGATGCCGCGGCCACCGACGGCCTGTACGACGTCAGCGTGTACGGCCCGGACCGCTTCCTGCGCCGGTTCGCCGGGACCGTCGTCCGCGGAGACCGCCGCGACATCGGCGTCCCCCACGCGACGGCCGCCGTCGGCGCGGTCGGATCGCGCAGCCTCCGGCTCACGCTCACGAACGACGGGGGCGCGGCGGTGCGCTTCCGGCTGGCCGGGAACGATTTCACCGACCACTCCGAGCAGGTGACGGTGCCGCCGCGCGGTTCGCGCACGGTCGACTGGCCGGTCGACGAGTGGGGCTACTACGACGTGGTCGTGACCGCGGGAACCGGGACCGGCTTCCGCTACCGGTTCGCCGGCCGGGTCTGA
- a CDS encoding GntR family transcriptional regulator has translation MSSRPGDVVRAGWAEGPDMPSLYREIAEDLGARILQGEFRAGTSLPSENRMAETYGVARGTVRRALALLRARGDLTSRQGSSWVVAAARQGQEFDELRSFAQWARSRGMTPGGQVVSLQTAPARVAERRRLHLDEGDEVLRVVRVRTLDGRRVMLERTTYATWMIPIIQSLSPREASVVQVLFDRFGIVTGQADNTLDATAATSEDAQLLGVRRSSPLLRLRRESSDAGGRPIEYGEDRYVPGTVAFQVHTRLTAAAMRRMGG, from the coding sequence ATGTCGTCGCGACCGGGCGACGTCGTGCGCGCAGGATGGGCGGAAGGACCGGACATGCCGTCGCTGTATCGAGAGATCGCAGAAGACCTGGGTGCGCGCATCCTCCAGGGCGAGTTCCGAGCCGGCACCTCGCTGCCGTCGGAGAACCGGATGGCGGAGACCTACGGCGTCGCCCGAGGCACCGTGCGCCGAGCGCTCGCGCTGCTCCGAGCGCGCGGCGATCTGACCTCCCGGCAGGGATCGTCGTGGGTGGTCGCGGCCGCTCGTCAGGGGCAGGAGTTCGACGAGCTGCGCTCGTTCGCCCAGTGGGCGCGGAGCAGGGGGATGACACCGGGCGGGCAGGTGGTCTCGCTCCAGACGGCGCCGGCCCGGGTCGCCGAACGCCGTCGCCTGCACCTCGACGAGGGCGACGAGGTGCTGCGGGTCGTCCGCGTCCGCACGCTCGACGGCCGGCGGGTGATGCTCGAGCGGACCACGTACGCCACCTGGATGATCCCGATCATCCAGTCGCTCTCGCCGCGCGAGGCGTCCGTCGTGCAGGTGCTCTTCGACCGGTTCGGGATCGTGACGGGCCAGGCCGACAACACGTTGGATGCGACGGCCGCGACCAGCGAGGACGCCCAGCTGCTCGGCGTTCGCCGGTCGTCGCCGCTGCTCCGGCTCCGCCGCGAGAGCTCGGACGCGGGTGGCCGGCCGATCGAGTACGGCGAGGACCGCTACGTGCCGGGAACGGTCGCCTTCCAGGTGCACACCCGGCTGACCGCCGCCGCGATGCGCAGGATGGGCGGCTGA
- a CDS encoding alpha/beta hydrolase, with the protein MHLEFTSEHHKSDGVIERRFTLDGIPGILWTPASASPSAPVPLILLGHPGGIEQMHPRLAGRAVRAAADGFASLTIELPGTGDRPPVPVTEEARADLRRTLAAGDPVGPDLVDRLVLPLVDGAVPEWRSAVDAALALPEIGGPVAYSGGFISIGVRLALAEPRVVAAGLFAGSYIPAVILEEARRVTIPLHVLLQWDDEGNDRQAALDLFDAFGSAEKTLQANLGGHRGVPAFAGEDAARFFARHLR; encoded by the coding sequence ATGCACCTCGAATTCACTTCAGAACACCACAAGAGCGACGGCGTCATCGAGCGTCGCTTCACCCTCGACGGCATCCCGGGCATCCTCTGGACGCCCGCGTCCGCCTCGCCCTCCGCACCCGTCCCGCTGATCCTCCTCGGGCACCCCGGGGGCATCGAGCAGATGCACCCGCGCCTCGCTGGACGGGCCGTCCGGGCCGCAGCGGACGGCTTCGCCTCGCTCACCATCGAACTGCCGGGAACGGGAGACCGCCCGCCGGTGCCGGTGACGGAGGAGGCGCGCGCCGACCTCCGCCGCACCCTCGCGGCCGGCGATCCGGTCGGTCCGGACCTCGTCGACCGGCTCGTCCTCCCGCTCGTCGACGGGGCCGTCCCGGAATGGCGGTCGGCGGTGGATGCGGCGCTCGCGCTCCCCGAGATCGGCGGCCCCGTGGCGTACTCGGGCGGCTTCATCTCGATCGGCGTCCGGCTCGCGCTCGCCGAACCGCGGGTGGTCGCCGCCGGGCTCTTCGCCGGCAGTTACATCCCGGCGGTCATCCTGGAGGAGGCGCGGCGGGTCACCATCCCGCTGCACGTCCTCCTGCAGTGGGACGACGAGGGCAACGACCGGCAGGCCGCCCTCGACCTGTTCGACGCCTTCGGCTCGGCGGAGAAGACGTTGCAGGCGAATCTCGGCGGCCATCGCGGCGTCCCCGCGTTCGCCGGCGAGGACGCGGCTCGGTTCTTCGCCCGGCACCTGCGCTGA
- a CDS encoding VOC family protein — MAFSSIRIITDDVDRLVRFYELVTGTVASRPAPVFAEFREGAVALAIADAATVAMLGDDAPRPSRGGPAIIEFAVDDVDGEFDRLRDVLTDVVLEPTTMPWGNRSTLFRDPDGTLVNLFSRPAGS; from the coding sequence ATGGCATTCAGCTCGATCAGGATCATCACCGACGACGTCGACCGGCTCGTGCGGTTCTACGAACTCGTCACCGGGACGGTGGCGTCGCGTCCCGCCCCGGTGTTCGCCGAGTTCCGGGAGGGGGCCGTGGCCCTCGCCATCGCCGACGCGGCGACGGTCGCCATGCTCGGCGACGACGCTCCCCGGCCGTCCCGCGGCGGCCCGGCCATCATCGAGTTCGCCGTGGACGACGTCGACGGCGAGTTCGACCGCCTGCGCGACGTCCTGACCGATGTCGTGCTGGAGCCGACGACCATGCCGTGGGGCAACCGGTCCACCCTGTTCCGCGACCCCGACGGAACGCTGGTGAACCTGTTCTCGCGACCGGCCGGGTCGTAG
- a CDS encoding NADP-dependent oxidoreductase produces the protein MKAIRFHETGGPEVLHYEDADLPVPGDGEVRIRVAGSAFNPADNGIRAGSLPIPITLPHIPGYDVSGTVDIVGAGVEGLAPGDDVIGFLPMTGDGAAAEYAIAPAEVLVRAPRSVALSDAAALPSVALTAWQALFDEAGLASGQRILITGAGGTVGGYAVQLAKRAGAYVIATASPRSRDAVAAAGADDVVDHTTRSVIDAVAEPVDVLLNLAPLEPEEFAALVARVRDGGVVVSTTAWMAAPDDTERDVRSVVVFVRSDAAELAELVSLVDSGELRVDVAERVPLAELRSIHERAAAGTLRGKVVVLP, from the coding sequence ATGAAGGCGATTCGATTCCACGAGACCGGCGGACCCGAGGTGCTCCACTACGAGGACGCGGACCTGCCCGTCCCCGGCGATGGCGAGGTTCGGATCCGCGTCGCCGGCTCGGCGTTCAACCCGGCCGACAACGGCATCCGCGCGGGCAGCCTGCCCATCCCGATCACGCTGCCGCACATCCCGGGCTACGACGTCTCCGGCACGGTCGACATCGTGGGTGCCGGTGTCGAGGGCCTCGCCCCCGGCGACGATGTGATCGGATTCCTGCCGATGACCGGCGACGGCGCGGCGGCCGAGTACGCCATCGCGCCGGCGGAGGTGCTCGTCCGAGCCCCGCGATCCGTCGCTCTCTCCGACGCTGCGGCACTGCCGTCCGTCGCCCTGACCGCATGGCAGGCACTGTTCGACGAGGCCGGTCTCGCGTCCGGCCAGCGCATCCTGATCACCGGGGCGGGTGGCACGGTCGGCGGCTACGCGGTCCAGCTCGCCAAGCGCGCCGGCGCCTACGTCATCGCCACCGCGAGCCCGCGCAGCAGGGACGCGGTCGCCGCGGCGGGAGCGGATGACGTGGTCGACCACACCACCCGATCGGTGATCGACGCGGTCGCCGAGCCCGTCGACGTGCTCCTCAACCTGGCCCCGCTGGAGCCGGAGGAGTTCGCCGCGCTGGTCGCACGCGTCCGCGACGGCGGCGTCGTGGTCAGCACGACCGCCTGGATGGCCGCCCCCGACGACACGGAGCGCGACGTCCGCAGCGTCGTCGTCTTCGTTCGCAGCGACGCCGCAGAGCTCGCGGAACTCGTCTCGCTCGTCGACAGCGGCGAGCTGCGGGTGGATGTGGCCGAGCGGGTGCCGCTCGCCGAGCTCCGCAGCATCCACGAGCGCGCCGCCGCCGGCACCCTGCGCGGGAAGGTGGTCGTCCTCCCGTAG
- a CDS encoding TetR/AcrR family transcriptional regulator, whose translation MAGSEPKKLRRDAAENADRLLAAAIRSGLAEGRFVPLEKIAADAGVGIGTLYRRYPNREALLEAMAVRAYRLILAEAEDALASGESGRDAIARFLRQSFEHRDQLVLPLHGGPMTEGTESAELRGRMQRTMSAIVARGHADGTVRRDVDGGTVVRFGAMLAQPMPNVPDWPRAAEEQRVVFLRGISPDPGE comes from the coding sequence ATGGCGGGCAGCGAGCCGAAGAAGCTGAGGAGGGATGCGGCGGAGAACGCTGATCGCCTCCTCGCCGCCGCCATCCGTTCCGGCCTCGCCGAGGGGCGGTTCGTGCCTCTCGAGAAGATCGCCGCCGACGCGGGGGTCGGCATCGGCACCCTGTACCGCCGCTACCCCAACCGGGAGGCGCTCCTGGAGGCGATGGCCGTGCGCGCCTACCGGCTGATTCTCGCCGAGGCGGAGGACGCGCTCGCGTCCGGCGAGAGCGGACGGGATGCGATCGCCCGCTTCCTGCGGCAGTCGTTCGAGCACCGGGACCAGCTGGTGCTGCCCTTGCACGGCGGCCCGATGACCGAAGGGACGGAGTCCGCCGAACTGCGGGGCCGGATGCAGCGGACGATGTCCGCCATCGTCGCGCGCGGTCACGCCGACGGCACCGTCCGCCGGGATGTCGACGGCGGCACCGTCGTCCGCTTCGGGGCGATGCTCGCGCAGCCCATGCCGAACGTGCCCGACTGGCCGCGGGCGGCCGAGGAGCAGCGCGTCGTCTTCCTTCGCGGGATCTCCCCCGACCCTGGGGAATAA